From Nocardioides sp. HDW12B, the proteins below share one genomic window:
- a CDS encoding DUF429 domain-containing protein, whose protein sequence is MHAVGVDLAWGHRSPSGVAVLDDEGVLVHVSAQRTDDDLDAVLAPYLAGDCVVAIDAPLVVANDTGNRPGEAALNRDFARFDAGAHPSNRGKAEFAGVPRGAALAERFGLELDPASTAARRAVEVYPHAATVALFRLGRTLKYKNKKGRSLDSMRSELLTLTALLEGLDEATPAMRLGNSPAWNALVALVEAAERKSELRVAEDQVDAVVCAYVARYAVHRPGDLTVYGDATAGAIVTPTLPADHVPEPRARRTPNRLDRDDRLRAAIATYAAGFEEVARSTDAYVELVTALLDDAGINYLSVTGRPKSVASFATKAHREAAGQPVFADPLTQITDVVGVRVITYLRRDVAAVAGLLHDTLTVLDDRDMGRETASEGRFGYASRHLLVEREHDRSAQIQVRTVLQHAWAEFEHAMRYKGEIPDEQAPELDRRFTLAAGLLELADREFSAIHEALRRTGTLRQIGGVDDDPRIGGEDLATFLTARYAEAGWSRPDHYTWISGLLLELGITSVQALETLLDSVDADEVAERMAYRYPPGAVRRLDDALLVRYGEQYVHLHGNEHRRDSLQARWEKLRT, encoded by the coding sequence ATGCACGCCGTCGGAGTGGACCTCGCCTGGGGTCATCGCAGCCCCTCGGGGGTCGCCGTCCTCGACGACGAGGGCGTGCTGGTCCACGTCTCGGCCCAGCGCACCGACGACGACCTCGACGCCGTGCTGGCGCCGTACCTCGCGGGCGACTGCGTGGTCGCCATCGACGCCCCGCTCGTGGTCGCGAACGACACGGGCAACCGTCCGGGGGAGGCGGCGCTCAACCGCGACTTCGCCCGCTTCGACGCCGGCGCCCACCCCTCCAACCGCGGCAAGGCGGAGTTCGCGGGCGTGCCCCGCGGGGCGGCGCTGGCCGAGCGCTTCGGGCTCGAGCTCGACCCCGCCTCCACCGCTGCGCGACGTGCCGTCGAGGTCTACCCCCACGCCGCGACGGTCGCGCTCTTCCGGCTGGGGCGGACGCTGAAGTACAAGAACAAGAAGGGCCGCTCCCTCGACTCGATGCGCAGTGAGCTGCTCACCCTCACCGCCCTCCTCGAGGGCCTCGACGAGGCCACGCCCGCCATGCGGCTCGGCAACAGCCCGGCGTGGAACGCGCTGGTGGCGCTCGTCGAGGCGGCCGAGCGCAAGAGCGAGCTGCGGGTCGCCGAGGACCAGGTGGACGCCGTCGTGTGCGCCTACGTCGCGCGGTACGCCGTGCACCGGCCCGGCGACCTGACCGTGTACGGCGACGCCACGGCCGGGGCGATCGTCACCCCGACGCTGCCGGCCGACCACGTGCCCGAGCCGCGCGCCCGCCGTACGCCGAACCGGCTCGACCGCGACGACCGGCTGCGGGCCGCGATCGCGACGTACGCCGCCGGGTTCGAGGAGGTGGCACGCTCCACCGACGCGTACGTCGAGCTGGTCACCGCGCTGCTCGACGACGCCGGCATCAACTACCTCAGCGTGACCGGGCGTCCGAAGAGCGTGGCCTCCTTCGCCACCAAGGCCCACCGCGAGGCGGCCGGGCAGCCGGTCTTCGCCGACCCGCTGACGCAGATCACCGACGTCGTCGGCGTCCGGGTCATCACCTACCTGCGGCGCGACGTCGCCGCCGTCGCCGGCCTGCTGCACGACACCCTCACCGTCCTCGACGACCGCGACATGGGCCGCGAGACCGCCAGCGAGGGCCGGTTCGGCTACGCCAGCCGGCACCTGCTCGTGGAGCGCGAGCACGACCGCTCGGCGCAGATCCAGGTCCGCACCGTGCTGCAGCACGCGTGGGCCGAGTTCGAGCACGCGATGCGCTACAAGGGCGAGATCCCCGACGAGCAGGCGCCCGAGCTCGACCGGCGCTTCACGCTGGCCGCCGGCCTGCTGGAGCTCGCCGACCGCGAGTTCTCCGCCATCCACGAGGCGCTGCGACGCACCGGCACGCTGCGCCAGATCGGCGGCGTCGACGACGACCCGCGCATCGGTGGCGAGGACCTCGCGACGTTCCTCACCGCGCGCTACGCGGAGGCGGGCTGGTCGCGGCCCGATCACTACACGTGGATCTCCGGGCTCCTGCTCGAGCTCGGCATCACCTCGGTCCAGGCGCTGGAGACGCTCCTCGACAGCGTGGACGCCGACGAGGTGGCCGAGCGGATGGCCTACCGGTACCCGCCGGGCGCCGTCCGGCGGCTCGACGACGCGCTGCTGGTCCGCTACGGCGAGCAGTACGTCCACCTGCACGGCAACGAGCACCGCCGCGACTCGCTGCAGGCGCGCTGGGAGAAGCTGCGCACGTGA
- a CDS encoding SDR family oxidoreductase: protein MELDGAKVLVAGAGGALGGLVAHALREKGARVVAGGRDAGRLGEVAGRCGTQPVTYDVVDVDSCTAAVDAAVEQLGGLDAIVVTVGVAGFGRALETDPAVSEELFAVDVLGPMALVRAAARHLPDGGTVAVFSAILADLPTAGMADYSAAKSALSTWLQVLRREERKRLTVLDVRPPHLDTGLETRALAGEPPKLPAPMPASDVVPLVVEALERGAGEIVFDRSAGGLVIR, encoded by the coding sequence ATGGAGCTCGACGGAGCCAAGGTCCTGGTCGCGGGCGCCGGCGGCGCCCTGGGCGGGCTGGTCGCCCACGCCCTGCGCGAGAAGGGCGCCCGGGTGGTGGCCGGCGGACGTGACGCCGGACGCCTGGGCGAGGTCGCCGGACGCTGCGGCACCCAGCCGGTGACCTACGACGTCGTCGACGTGGACTCCTGCACCGCCGCCGTCGACGCCGCCGTGGAGCAGCTCGGCGGGCTCGACGCGATCGTCGTGACCGTCGGCGTGGCCGGGTTCGGGCGGGCGCTCGAGACCGACCCCGCCGTCTCCGAGGAGCTGTTCGCCGTCGACGTGCTCGGCCCGATGGCGCTGGTGCGGGCCGCCGCCCGCCACCTGCCCGACGGCGGCACGGTCGCGGTGTTCTCCGCGATCCTGGCCGACCTGCCCACGGCCGGGATGGCCGACTACTCGGCGGCCAAGTCCGCGCTCTCGACCTGGCTGCAGGTGCTGCGCCGCGAGGAGCGCAAGCGCCTGACCGTGCTCGACGTGCGCCCGCCCCACCTCGACACCGGGCTCGAGACCCGTGCGCTGGCGGGCGAGCCCCCGAAGCTGCCCGCGCCGATGCCGGCGAGCGACGTCGTGCCGCTGGTGGTCGAGGCGCTCGAGCGGGGTGCCGGCGAGATCGTGTTCGACCGCTCCGCCGGCGGCCTGGTCATCCGCTGA
- a CDS encoding AI-2E family transporter: MSFMAGEPTRESPGVPSREELLGVGVRWLSTWALRWIVIFVGAYVLGQLVSLLWSVILPVVLAMVLTAALEPPARQLRRRFGFPPALAAATVLLVTIAVLVGGFSLLAPSIGTQATEIADSASEGLVTVQAWVTNNNLATEAQVNDLVRAAQARLESSAATITAGVLVGLGALTTFLINFIVTLVLSFFFLKDGERFLPWLGGVLGPRTGLHVVEVGTRSWLTLGTFVRTQALVGFIDAVLIGLALVVVGVPLAVPLAVLTFFAAFAPIIGAVTVGALAVLVALVSNGWIAALIILASVLVVQQLEGNVLLPWLQGRSLDLHAAVVLLSIVLGSTLFGVTGAFFAVPVVAVLAVLLRYVNEVVVAQTPPAGVPDEVKGPPGTVSDPDIAADIVATREEIEEQEAREAAEREAWDDEGGATAATGDPEDEPRRPISG; the protein is encoded by the coding sequence ATGAGCTTCATGGCCGGTGAGCCGACTCGGGAGTCACCAGGCGTTCCTTCGCGTGAGGAGCTGCTCGGCGTCGGGGTGCGGTGGCTGTCGACCTGGGCTTTGCGCTGGATCGTCATCTTCGTCGGCGCCTACGTCCTCGGCCAGCTGGTGTCGCTGCTGTGGAGCGTCATCCTCCCCGTGGTGCTCGCCATGGTGCTGACCGCAGCCCTCGAGCCACCGGCCCGACAGCTGCGTCGGCGGTTCGGCTTCCCGCCCGCGCTCGCGGCCGCCACGGTGCTGCTGGTGACGATCGCGGTCCTGGTCGGCGGGTTCTCGCTCCTGGCGCCCTCGATCGGCACCCAGGCCACGGAGATCGCCGACAGCGCGTCGGAGGGCCTGGTCACGGTCCAGGCCTGGGTCACGAACAACAACCTGGCCACCGAGGCGCAGGTGAACGACCTGGTCCGGGCCGCGCAGGCCCGCCTCGAGTCGAGCGCGGCGACCATCACGGCCGGGGTGCTCGTCGGTCTCGGTGCGCTGACGACGTTCCTCATCAACTTCATCGTCACGCTCGTCCTGTCGTTCTTCTTCCTCAAGGACGGCGAGCGGTTCCTGCCGTGGCTCGGCGGCGTGCTCGGACCGCGCACCGGCCTCCACGTGGTCGAGGTCGGCACGCGCTCGTGGCTCACGCTCGGCACCTTCGTGCGCACCCAGGCCCTGGTCGGCTTCATCGACGCCGTCCTCATCGGTCTCGCCCTCGTGGTGGTGGGGGTCCCGCTGGCCGTGCCGCTCGCCGTCCTCACGTTCTTCGCCGCCTTCGCCCCGATCATCGGAGCCGTCACGGTGGGAGCGCTGGCCGTCCTGGTCGCCCTGGTCTCCAATGGCTGGATCGCGGCCCTGATCATCCTGGCCAGCGTGCTGGTGGTGCAGCAGCTGGAGGGCAACGTGCTGCTGCCCTGGCTGCAGGGCCGCAGCCTCGACCTGCACGCCGCGGTCGTGCTGCTCTCGATCGTGCTGGGCTCCACGCTCTTCGGGGTGACCGGTGCCTTCTTCGCCGTGCCCGTGGTGGCGGTGCTGGCGGTGCTGCTGCGCTACGTCAACGAGGTGGTGGTCGCCCAGACGCCACCGGCGGGGGTGCCCGACGAGGTCAAGGGTCCCCCCGGCACCGTGTCCGACCCCGACATCGCCGCCGACATCGTCGCCACCCGCGAGGAGATCGAGGAGCAGGAGGCCCGCGAGGCCGCCGAGCGCGAGGCCTGGGACGACGAGGGTGGTGCCACGGCGGCGACCGGCGACCCGGAGGACGAGCCGCGGCGGCCGATCAGCGGATGA
- a CDS encoding SigE family RNA polymerase sigma factor, with protein sequence MSLLRRSAEHEASYVEYVTARQAHLRRIAHALCGDWHLADDLVQVALTKLYVAWPRVAAMNNVDAYARRVLVSTNIDHHRRRAARPETPTEVLPDPGSHDRDVGERDQLVAALQQLPEMQRKTVVLRHVLGLSVEETAYELDISVGTVKSHTSRARSAMRLALTSDTRG encoded by the coding sequence GTGAGCCTGCTGCGACGCTCCGCCGAGCACGAGGCGTCGTACGTCGAGTACGTCACCGCGCGGCAGGCCCACTTGCGCCGCATCGCCCACGCGCTGTGCGGCGACTGGCACCTGGCCGACGACCTCGTCCAGGTGGCGCTGACCAAGCTGTACGTCGCCTGGCCGCGGGTCGCCGCGATGAACAACGTCGACGCCTACGCGCGACGGGTCCTGGTCAGCACCAACATCGACCACCACCGGCGCCGCGCGGCCCGACCGGAGACGCCGACCGAGGTGCTGCCGGACCCGGGCTCCCACGACCGCGACGTCGGCGAGCGGGACCAGCTCGTCGCGGCGCTGCAGCAGCTGCCGGAGATGCAGCGCAAGACCGTGGTACTGCGTCACGTCCTCGGGCTGAGCGTCGAGGAGACGGCCTACGAGCTCGACATCTCGGTCGGGACCGTGAAGAGCCACACCTCGCGGGCCCGCTCGGCCATGCGCCTGGCCCTGACGTCCGACACTCGCGGCTGA
- a CDS encoding peptidoglycan-binding domain-containing protein, with the protein MKTRLIPLVATVLLALGGSLVPISAAEAATCTQVQLRRGSVGTCVRNLQTMLNGIAYYYGGLYNGGGGCGDPYLDRGYVAVDGSFGPGTSDRVYTYQRWQCISADRVVGPVTWSRLCADATFHGPSPSEPVMRDGYYAALRSGCPDRSRS; encoded by the coding sequence GTGAAGACCAGACTGATTCCGCTCGTCGCCACCGTGCTGCTGGCGCTCGGAGGCTCGTTGGTCCCGATCAGCGCCGCCGAGGCGGCGACGTGCACCCAGGTGCAGCTGAGGCGAGGCAGTGTCGGCACCTGTGTGCGCAACCTGCAGACCATGCTGAACGGAATCGCCTACTACTACGGAGGCCTCTACAACGGTGGAGGTGGATGTGGTGACCCGTACCTCGACCGCGGGTACGTCGCCGTGGACGGAAGCTTCGGGCCGGGGACGTCGGACCGCGTCTACACCTACCAACGGTGGCAGTGCATCTCCGCGGACCGCGTGGTCGGTCCGGTCACCTGGAGCCGCCTGTGCGCCGACGCCACGTTCCACGGGCCTTCGCCCTCCGAGCCGGTGATGCGGGACGGCTACTACGCGGCCCTGCGCAGCGGCTGCCCGGACCGGTCCCGCAGCTGA
- a CDS encoding DUF3662 and FHA domain-containing protein, translating into MGMLQRFENRLEQAVSGAFAKAFRSAVQPVELAAALQREVDNSAQILSRNRRLVPNTFRIELSEVDHDRLVPYEQTLVTELIDLLREHAEDQHYVFAGPVSIEFEQAEDLVTGRFRVRSRAAAQVSSSVTGSNRSVRTAGAALVVNGSRHALTPPGLVVGRGSEADVRINDPGVSRRHAEFRVTSGGGGGTSVSVVDLGSTNGTLVGQERIDEAELSDGSTVRIGNTDIVVQLRGEG; encoded by the coding sequence ATGGGCATGCTGCAGCGGTTCGAGAACCGGCTGGAGCAGGCTGTCTCGGGTGCCTTCGCGAAGGCCTTCCGCAGCGCGGTGCAGCCGGTCGAGCTGGCCGCCGCGCTCCAGCGCGAGGTCGACAACTCCGCCCAGATCCTGTCGCGCAACCGGCGCCTGGTGCCCAACACCTTCCGCATCGAGCTCTCGGAGGTCGACCACGACCGGCTCGTGCCCTACGAGCAGACCCTGGTCACCGAGCTCATCGACCTGCTGCGCGAGCACGCCGAGGACCAGCACTACGTCTTCGCCGGCCCGGTCTCCATCGAGTTCGAGCAGGCCGAGGACCTCGTGACCGGTCGGTTCCGGGTCCGCAGCCGCGCCGCGGCGCAGGTCTCGTCGTCGGTCACCGGCAGCAACCGCAGCGTGCGTACGGCGGGCGCGGCCCTCGTGGTCAACGGCAGCCGTCACGCCCTCACCCCGCCCGGACTGGTCGTGGGACGCGGCTCGGAGGCCGACGTCCGCATCAACGACCCGGGCGTCAGCCGCCGGCACGCGGAGTTCCGCGTCACCTCCGGCGGCGGCGGCGGCACCAGCGTCTCGGTCGTCGACCTCGGCTCGACCAACGGCACCCTGGTCGGGCAGGAGCGGATCGACGAGGCCGAGCTGTCCGACGGCTCGACGGTGCGCATCGGCAACACCGACATCGTGGTCCAGCTGCGCGGGGAGGGCTGA
- a CDS encoding FHA domain-containing protein yields MQELTLVLIRFAYLAILWVFVLGAISVIRSDMFGARPDTATAPARREKRGSTKQAKQAKQSRRSAKPPRGTPSQVVIVDGPSAGFSISLDEVPILIGRGPDAGIRLDDDYVSTRHARIGRSEDTWYVEDLGSTNGTYIGTHRLTQATAIQLGSKVRVGKTTLELKK; encoded by the coding sequence GTGCAGGAGCTCACCCTCGTCCTCATCCGTTTCGCCTACCTGGCGATCCTCTGGGTCTTCGTCCTCGGCGCCATCTCGGTCATCCGCTCCGACATGTTCGGGGCCCGTCCGGACACCGCGACCGCCCCCGCCCGGCGCGAGAAGCGCGGCTCCACCAAGCAGGCCAAGCAGGCCAAGCAGTCGCGCCGCTCCGCCAAGCCGCCACGGGGGACCCCCTCGCAGGTCGTCATCGTCGACGGGCCGAGCGCCGGGTTCTCCATCTCGCTCGACGAGGTGCCGATCCTGATCGGTCGCGGTCCCGACGCCGGCATCCGCCTCGACGACGACTACGTCTCGACGCGCCACGCACGCATCGGCCGCTCCGAGGACACCTGGTACGTCGAGGACCTGGGCTCGACGAACGGGACCTACATCGGCACCCACCGGCTCACCCAGGCCACCGCCATCCAGCTCGGCTCGAAGGTCCGTGTCGGCAAGACCACCCTCGAGCTGAAGAAGTAG
- a CDS encoding protein phosphatase 2C domain-containing protein has protein sequence MTDTPSGPRLALRFSALSDVGRHRKDNQDSGYASEKLLVVADGVGGAAFGDVASSTAVQLLRKLDDGPTDEMLPLLAGAVHRVHDRLAELVENDKELDGTSTTVTAAMFDGHQLGFAHVGDSRAYLLRGGELRQLTHDHTFVQTLVDEGRISEDEAKVHPHRNIILRAVDGVHDTEPDLFHLPLEVGDRVLLCSDGCTGGVDDASLAVLLGDGNVDSAALTLVQAALDGGSTDNVTVVVAEAVPADTAADTAADTGLAGAAGPMLVGAAAAQPRRGAGASSSGRGIFRRQSDTDEIDPVPAADDDEPVDPEELRYAPRPPHRFLGLRRLVLVLVPLLLLAGGVGFGYVWSQNQYYVAADGDQVAIYQGVQMDLPLVELSSVHQGSEVVVAELPCFDQEKVRSGIVAEDLGNAERILANLEEQAAQQREQAETEAEQQAREAAREARRQERTGGDNGGNDVSPSPSPSPSEVDATVDCSETATGAGTGTGAVTGTPS, from the coding sequence ATGACCGACACCCCTTCGGGCCCCCGCCTCGCGCTGCGTTTCTCGGCGCTCAGCGACGTGGGTCGCCACCGCAAGGACAACCAGGACTCCGGCTACGCCAGCGAGAAGCTCCTGGTGGTCGCCGACGGCGTCGGGGGTGCGGCCTTCGGGGACGTGGCGAGCTCCACCGCGGTGCAGCTGCTGCGCAAGCTCGACGACGGCCCGACCGACGAGATGCTGCCGCTGCTCGCCGGGGCCGTGCACCGCGTCCACGACCGGCTGGCCGAGCTCGTCGAGAACGACAAGGAGCTCGACGGCACCAGCACCACCGTGACGGCCGCGATGTTCGACGGCCACCAGCTCGGGTTCGCCCACGTCGGCGACAGCCGCGCCTACCTCCTGCGCGGGGGCGAGCTCCGCCAGCTCACCCACGACCACACCTTCGTCCAGACGCTGGTCGACGAGGGGCGCATCAGCGAGGACGAGGCCAAGGTCCACCCGCACCGCAACATCATCCTGCGGGCCGTGGACGGCGTGCACGACACCGAGCCCGACCTCTTCCACCTCCCGCTGGAGGTCGGGGACCGGGTGCTGCTGTGCTCCGACGGCTGCACCGGCGGCGTCGACGACGCCTCGCTCGCGGTCCTGCTCGGGGACGGCAACGTCGACTCCGCCGCGCTCACGCTGGTCCAGGCGGCCCTCGACGGCGGCTCGACCGACAACGTCACGGTGGTCGTGGCCGAGGCGGTCCCCGCCGACACCGCCGCCGACACCGCCGCCGACACGGGGCTGGCCGGCGCCGCCGGCCCCATGCTGGTCGGAGCCGCCGCGGCCCAGCCCCGGCGCGGCGCCGGCGCCTCCAGCAGCGGACGCGGGATCTTCCGCCGTCAGAGCGACACCGACGAGATCGACCCCGTCCCGGCCGCCGACGACGACGAGCCGGTCGACCCGGAGGAGCTGCGCTACGCCCCTCGCCCCCCGCACCGCTTCCTCGGCCTGCGGCGCCTGGTCCTCGTCCTCGTGCCGCTGCTGCTGCTCGCCGGCGGCGTCGGGTTCGGCTACGTGTGGTCGCAGAACCAGTACTACGTCGCCGCCGACGGCGACCAGGTCGCGATCTACCAGGGCGTCCAGATGGACCTGCCGCTCGTCGAGCTGTCCTCGGTCCACCAGGGCTCCGAGGTCGTCGTCGCCGAGCTGCCCTGCTTCGACCAGGAGAAGGTGCGCTCCGGCATCGTGGCCGAGGACCTCGGCAACGCCGAGCGCATCCTCGCCAACCTCGAGGAGCAGGCCGCCCAGCAGCGCGAGCAGGCCGAGACCGAGGCCGAGCAGCAGGCGCGCGAGGCCGCCCGCGAGGCGCGCCGTCAGGAGCGCACAGGTGGCGACAACGGCGGCAACGACGTCTCCCCCTCTCCCTCCCCCTCGCCGAGCGAGGTCGACGCGACCGTCGACTGCTCCGAGACCGCGACCGGCGCCGGGACGGGCACGGGAGCCGTGACGGGGACACCCTCGTGA
- a CDS encoding FtsW/RodA/SpoVE family cell cycle protein: protein MSATSASPGFTHRRRRGAELTLLLLALAVGVGAYAAVGLGVEGALPADMIGYSIWLAALALAAHVVVRWVAPWSDPVLLPVVTALNGLGLAMIYRIDLANDTSLSAKQLMWTTLGVVLFALVLVVLRDHRRLQAFTYTIGLASLALLLLPMIPGLGKEINGARIWIGIGGFSFQPGEVAKICLVIAFAGYLVLHRDALALAGRRVVGIDLPRGRDLGPILAMWLISLMILVGQRDLGSSLLFFGLFLVMLYIATERPGWLVVGSVMFVGGALTAFSLFSHVQTRVNGWLDPFSDTDTFGQIVQGLYGMAWGGLVGRGLGQGEPWRIPFAYSDFVIASIAEELGLTGLIATLLLFGLVVERALRTALICRDGFGKLMAAGFGVAFALQVFVVVGGVTRLIPLTGLTTPFMSYGGSSLIANWVLVALLLRISDHARRPAPSVEAEGMAEDDKTEVVVLR from the coding sequence GTGAGCGCCACCAGCGCCTCGCCCGGCTTCACGCACCGCCGCCGCCGGGGGGCCGAGCTGACGCTGCTCCTGCTCGCGCTGGCCGTCGGCGTCGGCGCGTACGCCGCGGTGGGGCTCGGTGTGGAGGGCGCGCTCCCGGCCGACATGATCGGCTACTCGATCTGGCTGGCCGCCCTGGCGCTGGCCGCCCACGTCGTCGTGCGCTGGGTGGCGCCGTGGTCCGACCCGGTGCTGCTGCCGGTGGTCACCGCGCTCAACGGCCTGGGTCTGGCCATGATCTACCGCATCGACCTGGCCAACGACACCAGCCTGTCGGCCAAGCAGCTGATGTGGACCACCCTGGGCGTGGTGCTGTTCGCGCTGGTGCTCGTGGTGCTGCGCGACCACCGCCGCCTGCAGGCCTTCACCTACACGATCGGTCTCGCGTCGCTGGCCCTGCTGCTGCTGCCGATGATCCCCGGGCTCGGCAAGGAGATCAACGGCGCTCGCATCTGGATCGGCATCGGCGGCTTCTCCTTCCAGCCCGGCGAGGTGGCCAAGATCTGCCTCGTCATCGCCTTCGCCGGCTACCTCGTCCTGCACCGCGACGCCCTGGCCCTGGCCGGGCGTCGTGTCGTCGGCATCGACCTGCCCCGCGGTCGCGACCTCGGCCCGATCCTCGCCATGTGGCTGATCAGCCTCATGATCCTCGTCGGGCAGCGTGACCTCGGCTCCAGCCTGCTGTTCTTCGGGCTCTTCCTCGTCATGCTCTACATCGCCACCGAGCGCCCCGGCTGGCTCGTCGTCGGGTCGGTCATGTTCGTCGGCGGCGCGCTCACGGCGTTCTCGCTCTTCAGCCACGTGCAGACCCGCGTGAACGGCTGGCTCGACCCGTTCTCCGACACCGACACCTTCGGCCAGATCGTCCAGGGCCTCTACGGCATGGCGTGGGGCGGGCTCGTGGGCCGGGGGCTGGGCCAGGGCGAGCCGTGGCGGATCCCGTTCGCCTACTCCGACTTCGTGATCGCCTCGATCGCCGAGGAGCTCGGCCTCACCGGCCTCATCGCCACCCTCCTGCTGTTCGGGCTGGTCGTCGAGCGCGCGCTGCGCACGGCCCTGATCTGCCGCGACGGCTTCGGCAAGCTGATGGCGGCCGGGTTCGGCGTCGCCTTCGCCCTCCAGGTCTTCGTCGTGGTCGGCGGCGTCACCCGGCTCATCCCCCTGACCGGCCTGACGACGCCGTTCATGTCCTACGGCGGCTCCTCGCTCATCGCCAACTGGGTGCTGGTCGCGCTGCTGCTGCGCATCAGCGACCACGCCCGACGGCCGGCGCCGTCGGTGGAGGCCGAGGGCATGGCCGAGGACGACAAGACCGAGGTCGTGGTGCTGCGATGA
- a CDS encoding penicillin-binding protein 2: MNTPIRRMSVLCLVLFLALLLNATWVQYVQAGSLNDRNDNRRVRDAEFSRERGAILVNGNPVAESVPVDDQFKYQRRYPQPLKYGHLTGFFSYIYGASGVESNQNTILSGSDSRFFVNRVVDTLSNKQPEGGSVSLTVDPAAQTAAFEGIQALGPDTKAAVVALEPSSGKILAMVSNPTYDPNKIATHDLEQSQTDYERLIEDPDKPMFNRAIQEVYPPGSTFKLVTAAAALESGDYDPDSQVDGRATYRLPDTSVDVPNDSGGSCGGGDRISLTLALQVSCNVAFLRLGNELGAEALSEQAEKFGFGQRYLSGLGAQAVSVFPDDLNDPNTALSAIGQFEVRASPLQMALVTATIANNGQGMRPYLVDEVRAPDLSVLEKTSEEEMPDRAMSSTSASLLTQMMVETVDQGTAAPAAIPDIKVAGKTGTAQSAADRNPYAWFVSFAPADNPEVAVAVLVQDAGVERDAISGGGLAAPIAKSVMEAVIQ; the protein is encoded by the coding sequence ATGAACACCCCGATCCGCCGCATGTCGGTGCTCTGCCTCGTGCTCTTCCTGGCGCTGCTGCTCAACGCCACCTGGGTGCAGTACGTCCAGGCGGGCAGCCTCAACGACCGCAACGACAACCGTCGGGTCCGCGACGCCGAGTTCTCCCGCGAGCGGGGCGCCATCCTGGTCAACGGCAACCCGGTCGCGGAGAGCGTGCCGGTCGACGACCAGTTCAAGTACCAGCGCCGCTACCCGCAGCCGCTGAAGTACGGCCACCTCACCGGCTTCTTCTCCTACATCTACGGCGCCTCCGGCGTGGAGTCGAACCAGAACACGATCCTCTCGGGCAGCGACTCGCGCTTCTTCGTCAACCGTGTCGTCGACACCCTGTCGAACAAGCAGCCCGAGGGCGGGTCGGTGTCGCTGACCGTCGACCCCGCCGCCCAGACCGCGGCGTTCGAGGGGATCCAGGCGCTCGGGCCCGACACCAAGGCCGCCGTCGTGGCGCTCGAGCCCTCCAGCGGCAAGATCCTGGCGATGGTGTCGAACCCGACCTACGACCCCAACAAGATCGCCACCCACGACCTCGAGCAGAGCCAGACCGACTACGAGCGGCTCATCGAGGACCCCGACAAGCCGATGTTCAACCGGGCGATCCAGGAGGTCTATCCCCCGGGGTCGACCTTCAAGCTGGTCACCGCGGCCGCCGCGCTCGAGAGCGGCGACTACGACCCGGACTCCCAGGTCGACGGCCGTGCGACGTACCGCCTGCCGGACACCAGCGTCGACGTCCCCAACGACAGCGGCGGCAGCTGCGGCGGCGGCGACCGCATCTCGCTCACCCTGGCGCTCCAGGTCTCCTGCAACGTCGCCTTCCTGCGGCTGGGCAACGAGCTCGGCGCCGAGGCGCTCAGCGAGCAGGCCGAGAAGTTCGGCTTCGGGCAGCGCTACCTCAGCGGGCTCGGGGCGCAGGCCGTGAGCGTCTTCCCCGACGACCTGAACGATCCCAACACCGCGCTCAGCGCGATCGGACAGTTCGAGGTCCGCGCCTCGCCGCTGCAGATGGCGCTGGTGACCGCCACCATCGCCAACAACGGCCAGGGGATGCGTCCCTACCTCGTCGACGAGGTGCGCGCACCCGACCTGAGCGTGCTGGAGAAGACCTCCGAGGAGGAGATGCCCGACCGGGCGATGTCCTCGACCTCGGCCAGCCTGCTGACGCAGATGATGGTCGAGACCGTCGACCAGGGCACCGCGGCGCCTGCGGCCATCCCGGACATCAAGGTGGCGGGCAAGACCGGCACCGCGCAGAGCGCGGCGGACCGCAACCCCTACGCCTGGTTCGTCTCGTTCGCGCCGGCCGACAACCCCGAGGTCGCGGTGGCCGTGCTGGTCCAGGACGCGGGGGTCGAGCGCGACGCCATCAGCGGCGGTGGTCTGGCCGCGCCCATCGCCAAGAGCGTCATGGAGGCGGTGATCCAGTGA